In the genome of Drosophila pseudoobscura strain MV-25-SWS-2005 chromosome 3, UCI_Dpse_MV25, whole genome shotgun sequence, one region contains:
- the PIP5K59B gene encoding phosphatidylinositol 4-phosphate 5-kinase type-1 alpha isoform X4 produces MASGDGDTINTIDMDSSSTSQAKPVDPSNASNDHVGNSSPELGNRPLRTVNNNNKSDKERKIGHRRVGEGGEITYKKIQTSQIMGSIQLGIQHTVGSLASKPKRDLLMMDFWEIESITFPPEGSSLTPAHHYSEFRYKIYAPIAFRYFRDLFGIQPDDFMMSMCTSPLRELSNPGASGSIFYLTNDDEFIIKTVQHKEGEFLQKLLPGYYMNLNQNPRTLLPKFFGLYCLQTSNAKNIRLVVMNNLLPSSVRMHLKYDLKGSTFKRKANKAERSKKSPTYKDLDFMEQHPNGIFLEAETYSALIKTIQRDCTVLESFKIMDYSLLLGVHNLDVALKEKLSETRKPLRAPLAEDSDVDVDDPLDGQEADGKDRDAATGISRNKSVNRQRLVAHSTAMESIQAESEPIDDEEDVPPGGIPARSEKGERLLLYIGIIDILQSYRLKKKLEHTFKSIIHDGETVSVCRPSFYAQRFQNFMAKTVFRKIPSLDLPEIKGNHRKFRTLVTSYIALKHSPSKRKSLSKAIQRSIDSDNEASTRPMHASHSHSSGKIHQPAKLPTTEPTPGSASAASGAASAGPSSTASGSGIGERERMPPPVKQRTPGGGSNLKARVPPPVPPRGSPRRRDGQDRSTPGTTPSCSSTPPPAFDDISEDSSNKNSTSSMGRRSHHNHHHYHHHQQSQQQAYYQQQAQYLDRKMNIGPAYRGSYKEDIVSVSEVHLDTLLAVDTSSSSQYGSRGGLAWTPPASGEGSTPTWTEGTPSFTDSSSSGDLDNFSPINSSKIDRHKPTVEDAINSLSSGMIN; encoded by the exons CCTCCAACGACCATGTGGGTAACTCATCGCCCGAG TTGGGCAATCGACCCTTGCGCAcggtcaacaacaacaacaagtcgGACAAGGAGCGAAAGATTGGGCACAGACGTGTTGGCGAGGGCGGCGAGATTACATACAAGAAGATACAGACATCGCAGATTATGGGCTCCATACAACTTGGCATCCAGCACACC GTCGGCAGCCTGGCATCGAAGCCCAAGCGGGATCTACTAATGATGGACTTCTGGGAGATCGAGAGCATCACATTTCCGCCAGAGGGTTCCAGCCTTACACCTGCCCACCACTACAGTGAATTTCGATATAAGATCTACGCCCCCATAGCTTTCCGTTACTTTCGCGATCTGTTTGGCATCCAACCAGACGACTTCATG ATGTCCATGTGCACTTCTCCGCTGCGAGAACTGTCGAATCCTGGTGCTTCCGGCTCTATATTCTACCTGACGAACGACGACGAATTCATCATCAAGACGGTGCAACACAAGGAGGGTGAATTCCTACAGAAACTACTGCCTGG TTACTATATGAATCTCAATCAAAATCCGCGCACGCTTTTGCCAAAGTTCTTCGGACTATACTGCCTTCAGACGAGCAATGCCAAAAACATACGCCTGGTGGTTATGAACAATCTGCTGCCCTCGTCGGTGAGGATGCACCTGAAGTATGACCTGAAGGGATCGACGTTCAAGCGCAAGGCGAACAAGGCGGAGCGGTCCAAGAAGTCGCCCACCTACAAGGACCTCGACTTCATGGAGCAGCACCCCAATGGGATTTTTCTAGAGGCCGAGACCTATTCGGCGTTGATCAAGACCATTCAGAGGGACTGCACGGTTCTGGAGTCGTTCAAGATCATGGACTATTCGTTGCTCCTGGGCGTGCACAATCTGGATGTGGCGCTGAAAGAGAAACTGAGCGAGACCAGGAAGCCCCTTAGGGCACCGCTGGCCGAGGACTCTGACGTGGATGTGGACGATCCGCTGGACGGCCAGGAGGCGGATGGCAAGGATCGCGACGCTGCCACGGGCATCAGTCGGAACAA ATCGGTTAATCGGCAGCGTCTGGTGGCGCATTCCACGGCCATGGAGAGCATTCAAGCGGAGAGCGAACCCatcgacgacgaggaggatgtTCC GCCCGGTGGCATACCGGCGCGCAGCGAAAAGGGCGAGCGTCTCCTGCTCTACATCGGAATCATCGACATTCTGCAATCCTACAGGCTGAAGAAGAAGCTGGAGCACACATTCAAAAGCATCATACATGATGGG GAAACCGTCTCGGTCTGCCGGCCCTCGTTCTATGCTCAAAGATTTCAAAACTTCATGGCTAAGACCGTGTTCCGAAAGATACCCTCCC TGGATCTCCCCGAGATCAAGGGAAATCACAGAAAATTTCGTACCTTGGTAACCAGTTATATAG CGCTTAAGCATTCGCCCTCGAAGAGAAAAAGCCTCTCCAAGGCCATACAGCGCTCCATTGACAGCGACAACGAGGCTTCCACCAGGC CAATGCATGCCTCGCACTCCCACAGCAGTGGCAAGATCCACCAGCCGGCTAAGCTGCCCACCACAGAGCCCACGCCCGGCAGCGCTTCAGCGGCATCCGGAGCAGCTAGTGCCGGGCCATCATCAACGGCCAGTGGGAGTGGGATTGGTGAGCGTGAGAGGATGCCACCGCCCGTAAAACAGCGGACACCAGGGGGTGGCAGCAATCTGAAGGCTCGGGTACCACCGCCAGTGCCGCCACGAGGATCTCCTCGTCGCCGGGATGGACAGGACCGCTCGACGCCAG GCACAACTCCATCCTGCAGTTCGACTCCTCCCCCTGCCTTCGACGACATCTCCGAGGACAGCTCGAACAAGAACAGCACATCATCGATGGGGCGCAGGTCTCACCACAACCACCACCAttaccatcatcatcagcagtcccagcagcaggcgtactaccagcagcaggcccagTACTTGGACCGCAAAATGAACATCGGACCCGCCTATCGAGGCTCCTACAAGGAGGATATTGTGAG CGTCTCTGAGGTGCATCTGGATACACTGCTGGCGGTGGACACATCCTCGAGCAGCCAGTATGGGTCTCGCGGCGGACTGGCCTGGACGCCGCCGGCATCAGGTGAGGGCTCCACTCCCACATGGACAGAGGGCACACCCAGTTTTACGGACTCCAGTTCGAGTGGTGATCTCG ACAACTTCTCGCCCATTAACTCATCTAAAATCGATCGTCACAAGCCGACCGTGGAAGATGCCATCAACTCTCTGTCCTCGGGAATG ATCAACTAA
- the PIP5K59B gene encoding phosphatidylinositol 4-phosphate 5-kinase type-1 alpha isoform X3 — translation MASGDGDTINTIDMDSSSTSQAKPVDPSNASNDHVGNSSPELGNRPLRTVNNNNKSDKERKIGHRRVGEGGEITYKKIQTSQIMGSIQLGIQHTVGSLASKPKRDLLMMDFWEIESITFPPEGSSLTPAHHYSEFRYKIYAPIAFRYFRDLFGIQPDDFMMSMCTSPLRELSNPGASGSIFYLTNDDEFIIKTVQHKEGEFLQKLLPGYYMNLNQNPRTLLPKFFGLYCLQTSNAKNIRLVVMNNLLPSSVRMHLKYDLKGSTFKRKANKAERSKKSPTYKDLDFMEQHPNGIFLEAETYSALIKTIQRDCTVLESFKIMDYSLLLGVHNLDVALKEKLSETRKPLRAPLAEDSDVDVDDPLDGQEADGKDRDAATGISRNNVAYRSVNRQRLVAHSTAMESIQAESEPIDDEEDVPPGGIPARSEKGERLLLYIGIIDILQSYRLKKKLEHTFKSIIHDGETVSVCRPSFYAQRFQNFMAKTVFRKIPSLDLPEIKGNHRKFRTLVTSYIALKHSPSKRKSLSKAIQRSIDSDNEASTRPMHASHSHSSGKIHQPAKLPTTEPTPGSASAASGAASAGPSSTASGSGIGERERMPPPVKQRTPGGGSNLKARVPPPVPPRGSPRRRDGQDRSTPGTTPSCSSTPPPAFDDISEDSSNKNSTSSMGRRSHHNHHHYHHHQQSQQQAYYQQQAQYLDRKMNIGPAYRGSYKEDIVSVSEVHLDTLLAVDTSSSSQYGSRGGLAWTPPASGEGSTPTWTEGTPSFTDSSSSGDLDNFSPINSSKIDRHKPTVEDAINSLSSGMIN, via the exons CCTCCAACGACCATGTGGGTAACTCATCGCCCGAG TTGGGCAATCGACCCTTGCGCAcggtcaacaacaacaacaagtcgGACAAGGAGCGAAAGATTGGGCACAGACGTGTTGGCGAGGGCGGCGAGATTACATACAAGAAGATACAGACATCGCAGATTATGGGCTCCATACAACTTGGCATCCAGCACACC GTCGGCAGCCTGGCATCGAAGCCCAAGCGGGATCTACTAATGATGGACTTCTGGGAGATCGAGAGCATCACATTTCCGCCAGAGGGTTCCAGCCTTACACCTGCCCACCACTACAGTGAATTTCGATATAAGATCTACGCCCCCATAGCTTTCCGTTACTTTCGCGATCTGTTTGGCATCCAACCAGACGACTTCATG ATGTCCATGTGCACTTCTCCGCTGCGAGAACTGTCGAATCCTGGTGCTTCCGGCTCTATATTCTACCTGACGAACGACGACGAATTCATCATCAAGACGGTGCAACACAAGGAGGGTGAATTCCTACAGAAACTACTGCCTGG TTACTATATGAATCTCAATCAAAATCCGCGCACGCTTTTGCCAAAGTTCTTCGGACTATACTGCCTTCAGACGAGCAATGCCAAAAACATACGCCTGGTGGTTATGAACAATCTGCTGCCCTCGTCGGTGAGGATGCACCTGAAGTATGACCTGAAGGGATCGACGTTCAAGCGCAAGGCGAACAAGGCGGAGCGGTCCAAGAAGTCGCCCACCTACAAGGACCTCGACTTCATGGAGCAGCACCCCAATGGGATTTTTCTAGAGGCCGAGACCTATTCGGCGTTGATCAAGACCATTCAGAGGGACTGCACGGTTCTGGAGTCGTTCAAGATCATGGACTATTCGTTGCTCCTGGGCGTGCACAATCTGGATGTGGCGCTGAAAGAGAAACTGAGCGAGACCAGGAAGCCCCTTAGGGCACCGCTGGCCGAGGACTCTGACGTGGATGTGGACGATCCGCTGGACGGCCAGGAGGCGGATGGCAAGGATCGCGACGCTGCCACGGGCATCAGTCGGAACAA TGTGGCATACAGATCGGTTAATCGGCAGCGTCTGGTGGCGCATTCCACGGCCATGGAGAGCATTCAAGCGGAGAGCGAACCCatcgacgacgaggaggatgtTCC GCCCGGTGGCATACCGGCGCGCAGCGAAAAGGGCGAGCGTCTCCTGCTCTACATCGGAATCATCGACATTCTGCAATCCTACAGGCTGAAGAAGAAGCTGGAGCACACATTCAAAAGCATCATACATGATGGG GAAACCGTCTCGGTCTGCCGGCCCTCGTTCTATGCTCAAAGATTTCAAAACTTCATGGCTAAGACCGTGTTCCGAAAGATACCCTCCC TGGATCTCCCCGAGATCAAGGGAAATCACAGAAAATTTCGTACCTTGGTAACCAGTTATATAG CGCTTAAGCATTCGCCCTCGAAGAGAAAAAGCCTCTCCAAGGCCATACAGCGCTCCATTGACAGCGACAACGAGGCTTCCACCAGGC CAATGCATGCCTCGCACTCCCACAGCAGTGGCAAGATCCACCAGCCGGCTAAGCTGCCCACCACAGAGCCCACGCCCGGCAGCGCTTCAGCGGCATCCGGAGCAGCTAGTGCCGGGCCATCATCAACGGCCAGTGGGAGTGGGATTGGTGAGCGTGAGAGGATGCCACCGCCCGTAAAACAGCGGACACCAGGGGGTGGCAGCAATCTGAAGGCTCGGGTACCACCGCCAGTGCCGCCACGAGGATCTCCTCGTCGCCGGGATGGACAGGACCGCTCGACGCCAG GCACAACTCCATCCTGCAGTTCGACTCCTCCCCCTGCCTTCGACGACATCTCCGAGGACAGCTCGAACAAGAACAGCACATCATCGATGGGGCGCAGGTCTCACCACAACCACCACCAttaccatcatcatcagcagtcccagcagcaggcgtactaccagcagcaggcccagTACTTGGACCGCAAAATGAACATCGGACCCGCCTATCGAGGCTCCTACAAGGAGGATATTGTGAG CGTCTCTGAGGTGCATCTGGATACACTGCTGGCGGTGGACACATCCTCGAGCAGCCAGTATGGGTCTCGCGGCGGACTGGCCTGGACGCCGCCGGCATCAGGTGAGGGCTCCACTCCCACATGGACAGAGGGCACACCCAGTTTTACGGACTCCAGTTCGAGTGGTGATCTCG ACAACTTCTCGCCCATTAACTCATCTAAAATCGATCGTCACAAGCCGACCGTGGAAGATGCCATCAACTCTCTGTCCTCGGGAATG ATCAACTAA
- the PIP5K59B gene encoding phosphatidylinositol 4-phosphate 5-kinase type-1 alpha isoform X5 codes for MASGDGDTINTIDMDSSSTSQAKPVDPSNASNDHVGNSSPELGNRPLRTVNNNNKSDKERKIGHRRVGEGGEITYKKIQTSQIMGSIQLGIQHTVGSLASKPKRDLLMMDFWEIESITFPPEGSSLTPAHHYSEFRYKIYAPIAFRYFRDLFGIQPDDFMMSMCTSPLRELSNPGASGSIFYLTNDDEFIIKTVQHKEGEFLQKLLPGYYMNLNQNPRTLLPKFFGLYCLQTSNAKNIRLVVMNNLLPSSVRMHLKYDLKGSTFKRKANKAERSKKSPTYKDLDFMEQHPNGIFLEAETYSALIKTIQRDCTVLESFKIMDYSLLLGVHNLDVALKEKLSETRKPLRAPLAEDSDVDVDDPLDGQEADGKDRDAATGISRNNVAYRSVNRQRLVAHSTAMESIQAESEPIDDEEDVPPGGIPARSEKGERLLLYIGIIDILQSYRLKKKLEHTFKSIIHDGETVSVCRPSFYAQRFQNFMAKTVFRKIPSPLKHSPSKRKSLSKAIQRSIDSDNEASTRPMHASHSHSSGKIHQPAKLPTTEPTPGSASAASGAASAGPSSTASGSGIGERERMPPPVKQRTPGGGSNLKARVPPPVPPRGSPRRRDGQDRSTPGTTPSCSSTPPPAFDDISEDSSNKNSTSSMGRRSHHNHHHYHHHQQSQQQAYYQQQAQYLDRKMNIGPAYRGSYKEDIVSVSEVHLDTLLAVDTSSSSQYGSRGGLAWTPPASGEGSTPTWTEGTPSFTDSSSSGDLDNFSPINSSKIDRHKPTVEDAINSLSSGMIN; via the exons CCTCCAACGACCATGTGGGTAACTCATCGCCCGAG TTGGGCAATCGACCCTTGCGCAcggtcaacaacaacaacaagtcgGACAAGGAGCGAAAGATTGGGCACAGACGTGTTGGCGAGGGCGGCGAGATTACATACAAGAAGATACAGACATCGCAGATTATGGGCTCCATACAACTTGGCATCCAGCACACC GTCGGCAGCCTGGCATCGAAGCCCAAGCGGGATCTACTAATGATGGACTTCTGGGAGATCGAGAGCATCACATTTCCGCCAGAGGGTTCCAGCCTTACACCTGCCCACCACTACAGTGAATTTCGATATAAGATCTACGCCCCCATAGCTTTCCGTTACTTTCGCGATCTGTTTGGCATCCAACCAGACGACTTCATG ATGTCCATGTGCACTTCTCCGCTGCGAGAACTGTCGAATCCTGGTGCTTCCGGCTCTATATTCTACCTGACGAACGACGACGAATTCATCATCAAGACGGTGCAACACAAGGAGGGTGAATTCCTACAGAAACTACTGCCTGG TTACTATATGAATCTCAATCAAAATCCGCGCACGCTTTTGCCAAAGTTCTTCGGACTATACTGCCTTCAGACGAGCAATGCCAAAAACATACGCCTGGTGGTTATGAACAATCTGCTGCCCTCGTCGGTGAGGATGCACCTGAAGTATGACCTGAAGGGATCGACGTTCAAGCGCAAGGCGAACAAGGCGGAGCGGTCCAAGAAGTCGCCCACCTACAAGGACCTCGACTTCATGGAGCAGCACCCCAATGGGATTTTTCTAGAGGCCGAGACCTATTCGGCGTTGATCAAGACCATTCAGAGGGACTGCACGGTTCTGGAGTCGTTCAAGATCATGGACTATTCGTTGCTCCTGGGCGTGCACAATCTGGATGTGGCGCTGAAAGAGAAACTGAGCGAGACCAGGAAGCCCCTTAGGGCACCGCTGGCCGAGGACTCTGACGTGGATGTGGACGATCCGCTGGACGGCCAGGAGGCGGATGGCAAGGATCGCGACGCTGCCACGGGCATCAGTCGGAACAA TGTGGCATACAGATCGGTTAATCGGCAGCGTCTGGTGGCGCATTCCACGGCCATGGAGAGCATTCAAGCGGAGAGCGAACCCatcgacgacgaggaggatgtTCC GCCCGGTGGCATACCGGCGCGCAGCGAAAAGGGCGAGCGTCTCCTGCTCTACATCGGAATCATCGACATTCTGCAATCCTACAGGCTGAAGAAGAAGCTGGAGCACACATTCAAAAGCATCATACATGATGGG GAAACCGTCTCGGTCTGCCGGCCCTCGTTCTATGCTCAAAGATTTCAAAACTTCATGGCTAAGACCGTGTTCCGAAAGATACCCTCCC CGCTTAAGCATTCGCCCTCGAAGAGAAAAAGCCTCTCCAAGGCCATACAGCGCTCCATTGACAGCGACAACGAGGCTTCCACCAGGC CAATGCATGCCTCGCACTCCCACAGCAGTGGCAAGATCCACCAGCCGGCTAAGCTGCCCACCACAGAGCCCACGCCCGGCAGCGCTTCAGCGGCATCCGGAGCAGCTAGTGCCGGGCCATCATCAACGGCCAGTGGGAGTGGGATTGGTGAGCGTGAGAGGATGCCACCGCCCGTAAAACAGCGGACACCAGGGGGTGGCAGCAATCTGAAGGCTCGGGTACCACCGCCAGTGCCGCCACGAGGATCTCCTCGTCGCCGGGATGGACAGGACCGCTCGACGCCAG GCACAACTCCATCCTGCAGTTCGACTCCTCCCCCTGCCTTCGACGACATCTCCGAGGACAGCTCGAACAAGAACAGCACATCATCGATGGGGCGCAGGTCTCACCACAACCACCACCAttaccatcatcatcagcagtcccagcagcaggcgtactaccagcagcaggcccagTACTTGGACCGCAAAATGAACATCGGACCCGCCTATCGAGGCTCCTACAAGGAGGATATTGTGAG CGTCTCTGAGGTGCATCTGGATACACTGCTGGCGGTGGACACATCCTCGAGCAGCCAGTATGGGTCTCGCGGCGGACTGGCCTGGACGCCGCCGGCATCAGGTGAGGGCTCCACTCCCACATGGACAGAGGGCACACCCAGTTTTACGGACTCCAGTTCGAGTGGTGATCTCG ACAACTTCTCGCCCATTAACTCATCTAAAATCGATCGTCACAAGCCGACCGTGGAAGATGCCATCAACTCTCTGTCCTCGGGAATG ATCAACTAA
- the PIP5K59B gene encoding phosphatidylinositol 4-phosphate 5-kinase type-1 alpha isoform X2, with product MASGDGDTINTIDMDSSSTSQAKPVDPSNASNDHVGNSSPELGNRPLRTVNNNNKSDKERKIGHRRVGEGGEITYKKIQTSQIMGSIQLGIQHTVGSLASKPKRDLLMMDFWEIESITFPPEGSSLTPAHHYSEFRYKIYAPIAFRYFRDLFGIQPDDFMMSMCTSPLRELSNPGASGSIFYLTNDDEFIIKTVQHKEGEFLQKLLPGYYMNLNQNPRTLLPKFFGLYCLQTSNAKNIRLVVMNNLLPSSVRMHLKYDLKGSTFKRKANKAERSKKSPTYKDLDFMEQHPNGIFLEAETYSALIKTIQRDCTVLESFKIMDYSLLLGVHNLDVALKEKLSETRKPLRAPLAEDSDVDVDDPLDGQEADGKDRDAATGISRNKSVNRQRLVAHSTAMESIQAESEPIDDEEDVPPGGIPARSEKGERLLLYIGIIDILQSYRLKKKLEHTFKSIIHDGETVSVCRPSFYAQRFQNFMAKTVFRKIPSLDLPEIKGNHRKFRTLVTSYIACLSMSPLKHSPSKRKSLSKAIQRSIDSDNEASTRPMHASHSHSSGKIHQPAKLPTTEPTPGSASAASGAASAGPSSTASGSGIGERERMPPPVKQRTPGGGSNLKARVPPPVPPRGSPRRRDGQDRSTPGTTPSCSSTPPPAFDDISEDSSNKNSTSSMGRRSHHNHHHYHHHQQSQQQAYYQQQAQYLDRKMNIGPAYRGSYKEDIVSVSEVHLDTLLAVDTSSSSQYGSRGGLAWTPPASGEGSTPTWTEGTPSFTDSSSSGDLDNFSPINSSKIDRHKPTVEDAINSLSSGMIN from the exons CCTCCAACGACCATGTGGGTAACTCATCGCCCGAG TTGGGCAATCGACCCTTGCGCAcggtcaacaacaacaacaagtcgGACAAGGAGCGAAAGATTGGGCACAGACGTGTTGGCGAGGGCGGCGAGATTACATACAAGAAGATACAGACATCGCAGATTATGGGCTCCATACAACTTGGCATCCAGCACACC GTCGGCAGCCTGGCATCGAAGCCCAAGCGGGATCTACTAATGATGGACTTCTGGGAGATCGAGAGCATCACATTTCCGCCAGAGGGTTCCAGCCTTACACCTGCCCACCACTACAGTGAATTTCGATATAAGATCTACGCCCCCATAGCTTTCCGTTACTTTCGCGATCTGTTTGGCATCCAACCAGACGACTTCATG ATGTCCATGTGCACTTCTCCGCTGCGAGAACTGTCGAATCCTGGTGCTTCCGGCTCTATATTCTACCTGACGAACGACGACGAATTCATCATCAAGACGGTGCAACACAAGGAGGGTGAATTCCTACAGAAACTACTGCCTGG TTACTATATGAATCTCAATCAAAATCCGCGCACGCTTTTGCCAAAGTTCTTCGGACTATACTGCCTTCAGACGAGCAATGCCAAAAACATACGCCTGGTGGTTATGAACAATCTGCTGCCCTCGTCGGTGAGGATGCACCTGAAGTATGACCTGAAGGGATCGACGTTCAAGCGCAAGGCGAACAAGGCGGAGCGGTCCAAGAAGTCGCCCACCTACAAGGACCTCGACTTCATGGAGCAGCACCCCAATGGGATTTTTCTAGAGGCCGAGACCTATTCGGCGTTGATCAAGACCATTCAGAGGGACTGCACGGTTCTGGAGTCGTTCAAGATCATGGACTATTCGTTGCTCCTGGGCGTGCACAATCTGGATGTGGCGCTGAAAGAGAAACTGAGCGAGACCAGGAAGCCCCTTAGGGCACCGCTGGCCGAGGACTCTGACGTGGATGTGGACGATCCGCTGGACGGCCAGGAGGCGGATGGCAAGGATCGCGACGCTGCCACGGGCATCAGTCGGAACAA ATCGGTTAATCGGCAGCGTCTGGTGGCGCATTCCACGGCCATGGAGAGCATTCAAGCGGAGAGCGAACCCatcgacgacgaggaggatgtTCC GCCCGGTGGCATACCGGCGCGCAGCGAAAAGGGCGAGCGTCTCCTGCTCTACATCGGAATCATCGACATTCTGCAATCCTACAGGCTGAAGAAGAAGCTGGAGCACACATTCAAAAGCATCATACATGATGGG GAAACCGTCTCGGTCTGCCGGCCCTCGTTCTATGCTCAAAGATTTCAAAACTTCATGGCTAAGACCGTGTTCCGAAAGATACCCTCCC TGGATCTCCCCGAGATCAAGGGAAATCACAGAAAATTTCGTACCTTGGTAACCAGTTATATAG CATGTCTCTCAATGTCAC CGCTTAAGCATTCGCCCTCGAAGAGAAAAAGCCTCTCCAAGGCCATACAGCGCTCCATTGACAGCGACAACGAGGCTTCCACCAGGC CAATGCATGCCTCGCACTCCCACAGCAGTGGCAAGATCCACCAGCCGGCTAAGCTGCCCACCACAGAGCCCACGCCCGGCAGCGCTTCAGCGGCATCCGGAGCAGCTAGTGCCGGGCCATCATCAACGGCCAGTGGGAGTGGGATTGGTGAGCGTGAGAGGATGCCACCGCCCGTAAAACAGCGGACACCAGGGGGTGGCAGCAATCTGAAGGCTCGGGTACCACCGCCAGTGCCGCCACGAGGATCTCCTCGTCGCCGGGATGGACAGGACCGCTCGACGCCAG GCACAACTCCATCCTGCAGTTCGACTCCTCCCCCTGCCTTCGACGACATCTCCGAGGACAGCTCGAACAAGAACAGCACATCATCGATGGGGCGCAGGTCTCACCACAACCACCACCAttaccatcatcatcagcagtcccagcagcaggcgtactaccagcagcaggcccagTACTTGGACCGCAAAATGAACATCGGACCCGCCTATCGAGGCTCCTACAAGGAGGATATTGTGAG CGTCTCTGAGGTGCATCTGGATACACTGCTGGCGGTGGACACATCCTCGAGCAGCCAGTATGGGTCTCGCGGCGGACTGGCCTGGACGCCGCCGGCATCAGGTGAGGGCTCCACTCCCACATGGACAGAGGGCACACCCAGTTTTACGGACTCCAGTTCGAGTGGTGATCTCG ACAACTTCTCGCCCATTAACTCATCTAAAATCGATCGTCACAAGCCGACCGTGGAAGATGCCATCAACTCTCTGTCCTCGGGAATG ATCAACTAA